A window of Pedococcus badiiscoriae genomic DNA:
GTGAGCCCCTGCAGCAGGGTGGCCACCGGACCGTAGATGCTCACCGTGCCGGTCCACGGCGGTTCGACCGCCGAGGTCACCGGGTCGAGGGCCGACCACGCGTTCGGCGGGGTGAGGTAGGGGTCGCCCCCGAGAGCGGCGATCCGTCCGTAGGCCGCGTAGTTGGTGTGGTCGGCGGACCCGAAGGGAGCAGTCAGCAGGGCCAACAGACCCAGTCCGAGCGGCCGCCCCCACCCGCCCGCCGTCGCCCCGCCACGTCTCCAGGCAAAAGGGGACTCAGCGCCGCCTCCTCCTGCGAAGGGTGAGTTGGCGCCGGGCACCAGCCTGCGCCGCGCCCGGGCGGCCACCGCGCCGAGCATTCCGGCCCCCGACACGACGGAGGGCTCGCCGCGCAGCCGCGCGCCCACCCCCAGGGCGCCGATCGCGTAGGCCGCCCACAGCAGACCGGTCACGAGGGCCGGGCCAGGTGACCACGGGAGGTCTCCCGGGGCCAAGCCGCGCGGGCCCAGCGGGGGTTTCGCGGCGCTGGGTCCAGCCAGCCCGACCAGCAGCAGCAGCGCGAACGACAGGGTCAGCGCGGGTGTCGCGACCCGGCCCCACCGGGACGTCGAGGCCCCACCCGCCGTCATCATCATGGGGTCATCATCGTGGCGTCATCGTGGCGTCATCGTGGCGTCATCGTGGCGTGGTGGTCATCATCGCGCCGTCAGCGCAGCCCGCGCCGCACCCGGCGGCGCGCCAGGGCGAGAGCCACGTCGCGGTACTGCCTGGCCCGGTGCACCTGGCCGCGCCAGTCCGCCCCGCTGACCCGGTGGTGCAGCTCGCACGGCACCTCCTCGACGCGCAGGCCGGCCAGCAGGACGTCGATGGTCAGGCCGACCTCCACGCCCCAGCCGCGCGCGAGCGGGCTGGCGGCCTCGAACGCCTGGCGCGAGACGCACCGCATCCCGGACAGCGGCTGCTGGGGGATGAAACCGGTGAGGTCCTCGATCCCCCTGCGGGCGAGCCGCACCACGAAGCCGTGGCCGCCCCCCGCCGTCTTCTGCGGCGGGAGCGTCGCGATCGTCATGTCCGCGCGACCCTCGAGGACGGCCGGCACCAGCACTGCGACGTTGGCGGCGCTGTCCTCCAGATCGGCGTCGACGAAGAGCAGCGGTCGTCGGCCCGGCGAGCTCCCCACACGTCCCTCGACCCCCTCGTGCCGTGCGACGTACCCGGCACCCGTGGTCATCGCCGCCGCCTTGCCCCGGTTGCGGGCGTGGCGCACCACCTCGGCGCCGGCCGCCCGTGCGATCTCGGCCGTGCCGTCCGTGCTGCCGTCGTCGACGACCACCACCAGGTCCACCCCCGGTATGCCGCGCACGGCACCGACCGTCGCGGCGATCCGGTCCGCCTCGTCCTTGGCGGGGATCACCGCGGCCACGGTCGGGGGCAGGGGCTCCGTCATGTCAGCGAGGTCATGTCAGCGGGTCATGTCAGCGAGCCACGTCAGCGCAGCGTCACCTGGCGGCTGAGCAGCCCGGACCGGGCCCGACGCTCCTGCGCGGTGAGGGGCGAGTCGTCCGCCGCGGCCGCGGCATACCTGGTCATGAACTCGGCCAGCGGCGCCTCGTAGTCGTCCGCTGCCTTGTCGGACTCCAGGTCCCAGACGGGCACGAGCAGGCCCCCGGCGCGGAAGGCGCCCAGCAGGCGGGTCGGCTCACCGAGCCCGCTCTCGCCCGCCGCGTGCAGGCGGGCGAGCGCGTCGGTGGCGACGTCCTCGTCCTCGGGGAGCACGAGGCGGATGTGGGTCCGCTCGCCGATCCGGCACCAGTAGGCCGATGCCGCTGCGCTCATCTTGACGGTCGGGATGACGGACTCGTTGGCGCGGTCGAGCGAGGCCTTGGCCTCGTCGTCGAGCTCGCTGTCACCGACCCAGAAGTCGAAGCCCTCGTGGACCGTCACCTCGAACGGCGCAGAGGTGTCGAGCAGGTCCTGGAGCCGGGGGGTGTCCGCCGTCGCGGCGGGGGTGCTGGTGATGGGCATTCCCTGCTCGGCGCTGGCGGCCGCCAGCAGCGAGGTTGCCAGGTCGCGGGACGCGTCGCCGGAGATGGATCCCGACTGGGTGCCGACGAAGACCGCACCATCGGCTCGGTGCAGCCCCGGCCACGCGAGCGGCAGGACCGTCGCGATGGTCACCTCGCTGGGTGCTCCCTGCGGGGCCTGACCCTTGGCGAACGTGACGGTCGCCGTGGCTGCCGGGAGGATCTCGCGCAGGGCGACCCAGTCGGTCTCGCCGGGCAGACCCTGGAACGGCCGCGCGACGAACGGCGCCGGGTCGACGCGCGGGGAGACGGAGCCGTGGTCTGCGCCCTTGCGACGCCGTGATGCCTTGCCCATGGCGCAAACCCTAGTGGTGACGGTCCCCGTGCGGCTCAGTGGCTGCGACGCCGCGAGGGGCCGCCGAGCGAGGCCCACACCGTCGACCCGTTGCGGTCCTCGGTCACCCCCCACTCGTGGGCGAGGCTGCGCACGATGCGCAGCCCGCGGCCCGAGGGCGCCCAGATGGTGCGGGGGGCCGGACGGGGGGTGCTTTCGCTGCCGCCGTCGGTGACCTCGACCTCGACGACGCCACCCTTGACCTTCCAGTGCACCCGCAGGTTGCCGTCGGCCAGGGGACGGGCGTGCCGGATGGCGTTGGAGACCAGCTCGGACACCACGATCTCGGCCTCGTCGACGACCGCGGCGGAGACGTCGCGCGCCTCGAGGTCGTCCACGAGGGCCTTGCGGATCTGGGCCACCGAGGTGGCCCGCCACGGGACGCGGACGGTCCGGGACGCGTCGCGGCTCCGTCCCGCCGACGACGGCTCTGAGCGGTGGGGGCGTTCCCCCATCGGTGCTGCTGCCATGCCCTTGCCCATGTCCGATCGTTGCGAGTTCGCTCGGAGACTACCCACTGACCTGCACAGCGTCGAGGACCGCGCGCGGACGGTTGCTGATGATCGCGTCGACCCCCAGCTCCAGACAGAGGGCGATATCGGCCGTCTCGTCGACCGTCCAGGCATAGACCTCGTGCCCGTGGCGGTGCTGTCGAGCCACCGTCTGGGGGTAGCGGCGCAGGATCTCGATGTCGATCCCGACCGTGTGGACACCCTTGGGCAGGGACCCGTCGCGGAACCGGAACGGCACCGAGTCCTCGATGAGGTAGACCGCCGGGACGTCGGGGCAGAGCTGGCGCATCCGCTGGACCGCGAGCTGGGAGAACGACATCACGCGCACCCAGTGCTGGCCGGGACGTCGCGGGCCGTCGAGGTCGAACTCGGCGAGCACCCGGGCCAGCTGGCGCTCCACCAGGCCGGCGTACCGGGTCGGGTGCTTGGTCTCGATGGCCAGCCCGATCGGGCGCTCGGACTCCAGGACGGTCGCCAGCAGCGTGCGGAGAGTGAGCAACCGGTTGCGGTCGCGGTCGGGGACCTCGACGTCGCCGGGGTGGTCCTTCTTCCACGAACCCCAGTCGAGGCCCTCGAGCTCCGCGAGCTCGAGGGTCGAGACGATGCCGCGTCCGTTGGAGGTGCGGTTGACGCGGCGGTCGTGGACGCAGACGAGGTGGGAGTCAGCGGTGAGCCGCACATCGCACTCCAGGGCATCCGCACCCTCCTCGATGGCCCGCACGTAGGCCCGAAGGGTGTGCTCCGGTTCAGCGATGCTGGAGCCACGATGGGCGATCACCAGCGGGATGTGGCCCACTGCGCCGTGGGAGGGCGCGGGGACGACGTCGTCGAGCACCCGACCATGCTTCCACACGACGTCCGCTCCCACCCAGCGCCACCCAGGGCGCCGCGCCACTCAACCGCACAGGCCCCCAGCGCCACCCGAGGACGGCGCGCCGATGCGGCACGATGGCTGCGGGCCACCCGGCATACGCCAGCGGGCCCGGCATGGCGCGAAACAGGACTCACACGACGGGGAGGTGCGGCGTTCCATGGGTGTGAAGCTGCCCGCCTTCCAGACCCTCGTCGACGCGCACTGGCGCGACGTCGCACGCCTGGCCCATGCCCTCGCCGGTCCCGTCGACGGTGACGATGTCGCCCAGCAGGCGTGGACCCAGGCCCTTGCGGCGTACCCCTCGCTGCGCTCGGCACAGAACCTGCGCGGCTGGCTGCTGACCATCACGCACCGGTGTGCCATGGACGTGCACCGGGGACGGGCTCGCCGCGCCGTGCCCCACGACGACCCCGCCTCCCTCTCGACGCACCCCCAGGCCGCGCCTGCGGACGCCGACCTGCCCGACGGACCCCTGTGGGCCGTCGTGGCGGCGCTGCCACCGCGGCAGCGTGAGGCCGTCGTCCTCAAGTACGTCGCCGACCTCGACCACCCCACCATCGCCGGCGTGCTGGGCACCTCGCCCGCCATGAGCCGGCGCCTCGTGAGCGACGCGCTCGCGACCCTGCGTAAGGACGTGCCATGACCGAACCCACTGCCCGCCTCTCGGCCTTTCGGCCGACCGAGGGCGCCCTGCACCCGCCGGTGCTTGCGCCGAGCGATGTCTCCTACGTCGTCGAGGACACCGCCATCGGCCGGATGCTGTTGGCCCGCAACGACTCTGGCGCCCTGGTCGCCTCGGCGTTCGTGGCCACGAGCGAGGACGAGGACCACGTCCTCGCCCGGCTCAGCGAGCGGGTCTCACCTCGAGTGCTGCGCCAGCCCCGCGAGCTGGACGACGCGCGCACCCAGCTCGACGACTTCCTCGCGGGACGGACGCGGGAGTTCACGCTGCGCACCGACCTGGCCCTCGCGTCCGACTTCCAGCGGACCGTACTGCCCCGCCTCGCGGCGACGGTCCACTACGGCGACCGGGCCACCTATGGCGAGCTGGCCGCCAGCATGGCCCGGCCCAAGGCCGCTCGCGCGGTCGGCGCCGCACTTGGTGCCAACCCGCTGTGCGTGGTGCTCCCGTGCCACCGCGTCGTGGCCTCGAGCGGTGCGCTGACCGGGTATGCCGGTGGCCTGGCGGCCAAGCGCTACCTCCTCGAGCTGGAGGCCAGCCACCGGTGACGTCGGGTTGCCCTGAGGTCAGGCTGGGACCGTCAGGAGCCGGCCCCGGCCTGGCCGTGCTCCTCGAGCCGCGCCATGAGGGCGTCGACGGCACGGCGCAGGTCACCGATCGTGGCGGCGCGCGACTCGGGGCGCAGCTCCACCGTGATCGAACCACCCGGTTCGAGAGCCACCCGCTGCACCTCGCTCAGGGAGTCCGCACCCTGTTTCTGGATCGCGTTGTTGAGCTCCTCTGGGCTCATGCCCACGTGGGCCAGGGCACGGTGGTCGAGCACGCCGTCCTTGACCACCTCGGTGGGCCGTCCGTCGAGCAGCTCGGCGACCCGGGGGCTGTGCAGTGACCAGCGGTCGAGGCCCGCGTTGACGAGGACGAGGACAGCCGCACCCAGCAGACCGCCCACCAGGGAGTTGTCGTTGCCGATGATGGCGTTCTGGACGACGTTGGACAGCAGGAGCACGACGACGAGGTCCTGCGAGTTCATCTGTGCCATCAGGCGTTTGCCCGCGATCCTGATGATCAGCAGGATGCCGAGGTAGACCGCGATGGTCCGGATGATCTTCTCGGCCGGGGGGATGTCCAGGTGGAAGAGGTCGTCGACGACCCCCTGCGGCGCTGCGGCGACGAGCTGAACGAACACAGGGGCTCCTCAGGGTGGGTGGCTCAGGGCTCGAACCTAGCTCCCTGCGGGCTTGCGCGCGGGGAACGCGGCTGGTGCTCAGGGGGCGGAGCGTAGATAGCGCCCGAAGTGGGGCACCGTGAACGCGATCCGGCCACGCTCCCCGGAGTAGATCAGGCCCTTCTTGAGCAGGGCATCCCGCGCGGGGGAAAGGGACTGGGGCTTTCGGTCGAGCACAGCAGCGACCGCCGACGTCGGCACCGACTCGGTCTCGTCGACCTCCTCGCCGGCCTCGGCCAGCGACATCGCCGCGTCCGCCATGGCTCGCAGGTACTCGCGTTCGGCCGGCGTGGCCCGTTCGAACCGGGACCCGAAGAAGCCTACGGCCAGCTCGGCCTCGGCCTCCGGCGCGGCGACGGTGATGTCCTCGGCCGTGATCGGCGAGCGCGGGGCGACGTCCCACGCGACCTTGCCGTAGGCCTGGACGAAGTACGGGTAGCCGGCGGTCGCGGCATACATCGCGTCCAGAGCCTCCGGGGTGAACTCCGCCTCCTCGTCGGCTGCCGGGGCAACGAGTGCCCGGTCGGCCGCGGCGCGGTCGAGCCGGTCGATGCGTTGGTAGCGGAAGAGTCGCTCGGAGTATGACTTCGACGCGGAGAGGACAGCCGGGAGGTGCGGCAGCCCCGCCCCCACGACGATGACCGGCAGGCCCGACTGCGAGATCTCGTGACACGCGGCGCAGATCGCGGAGACGTCATCGGCCGACAGGTCCTGCATCTCGTCGATGAAGATGGCGACGCCCCGGCCCACGTCTGCCGCCAGGCCGCCCACATCCGTCAGGAGCTCGACGAGGTCGATCTCGATGTCGCCGGAGTCCGCGCGGCCGGTCGTGGCGGGCGCGTCGATGCCGGGGTTCCACTTCTCGCGGAGCTTCGCGCCAGGGGCGGCATCGCGCTGGGCGAAAGCCTTGATGACCCCGAGGACGTGGTCCACCTGGTCGCCCGCGGGGTGTCCGAGCTCGCGGACCGCCACGTGCAGCGCCGCGGACAACGGTCGGCGCAGGCCCTGGTCGGGGCGGGCCTCGAGCTTGCCGGTGCCCCAGCTCGCGCGGACGCCGGCGGACCGCAGGGCGTTGAGGAGCACCGTCTTGCCGACCCCGCGCAAGCCCGTGAGCACGATGGACCGCTCGGGTCGGCCGCGGGCGATGCGCTCGAGCACGACGTCGAAGGCCTGCAGCTGCTCGTCGCGACCGGCGAGCTCGGGAGGCCGCTGGCCGGCGCCGGGGGCGTAGGGGTTGCGTATCGGATCCACGATCGCAGCGTATGGCTGTTTCTAGCGTTTACCTGAGATTTCCGCATACGGCGCGATCGTGTCGCGGCCGGGATAGGCCGGATAGTTCGTTCGAGTCATGGTCGGGCTGGCTCGACATAGGTAGATTTAAGCGATGCGGAGAAACCGGCCCTTGTCACCGCAGGCCTGTCGCCTGCTGGGCGCCTTTGCCGCCGAGCCCTCCCAGTGGCGTCACGGCTACGACCTGATGACGGAGGTCGGCGTGTCCTCGGGCTCGCTCTACCCCATCCTCGCCCGGCTGGCCGACCGCGGGCTCCTGGAGTCCTCCTGGGACACCCCGACCGAGGGTCGCCCGCCGCGGCACCTCTACCGACTCACGACCCCCGGACAGCAGGAGGCAGCCCGGTTGGCCACCGTCGCGCTCAGTGCCGCGAGGTCGGCAAGCGCTGTCCGGCCTCGACCGACCGCCCGCGCCGCCGGAGGTGCGTGATGCGCCCCGACGGTGCCGCGCGGGTGCTCGGCATCCTGCGACGCCTGGTCGCACCGGGCAGGCGCGAGTGGGGCGATGCGATGTGGGGAGAGCTGGCGAACGTCCGGGGGCGCCGCGCCCGGTGGCGGTTCACACTGGGCTGCCTGGTCGCGGTGCTGATGACACCGGCCGCCGTCCGCGACCCGGGTCGGCACCTGCTCAGGCTCCTCGCACTGGGGGTCGGTGGTGCTGGAGCCCTGGTCGCGATCGCGTTCCTCCGGTATCCCGGACTCCTCACCGGGGTCGGGACGGGGCTGGCGGTGCTGGCGTTCCTGGGAGTCCTCGTGGTCTACCTGGTCGTCGCCAGGCTGGCGACCAACGCCGCGCCCGACGGTGCCGCCGCACGAGTCGCCCTGCTCTGCACCGCCGTCATCGTCGGCTGCTGGGTGCTGGTGGAGACCGCCACTGTGCTCCCCACCGCGGTCCACGCCGGGCTGCTCGGTGCTGCCGGGATCGCCCTCACCCCGCTGGTCGCCGGCTTCCTCAGCGGTCGCCGCGCGCCCTCGCGGGCCACGGCGCCAGCCGGTGCGGTGCTCACCAGCCTCGCGGCCGGGATCGTGCTCTTCGTCGTGTGGGTCGGGGAGACGGTCGCGACCGGCGGCCAGCCGTACGACCCCGGCCAGCTCCGCGACTTCCGGAGCAGTGGCGCCCGGGACCTCGCGACCTACGCCGTGAGCGACAACCTCGGCGCGTCGATGGTCCTGCTCATCCTCGTGCCGCTGGTCTCGGCGTGCCTGGGCATCCTCGGCGCGGTGGCCGGCAGGGCGATCTGGCAGCGGTCGACCAGGCAGGCAGAGCCAGTCGGCTGACCGCTCAGTGGCGGGTGCGGCGGCGGACGATGTGACCGACGACGGCGGGGATCCAGCCCGTCTCGCCCCGCATCCAGCGGCCCGCCACGAGGTTGTGCGGGACGACGACGAACGACCCCTTGAAGCCCTCGGTCAGCGCCAGGTCAGTGCCGAAGACATCGGTGACAACCTGCCAGTCGAGGTCGGTGTGGCGGTCGAGGTGCTCGCCGATGCCCACGGCGTACCGCTCGACGATGGCGGCGTGGTCGGGGCGGCCGTCCTCGGGCGCGGCCGACCACGCGGCATACTCCCGGTCCAGGCCGGCACTGAGGGAGTCGAGGTCGTCGACGTCGACCCCGTCGGCGGTCAAGGAGGCGAGGGCGGCGGCGATCCGGTCGCGCTCAGCATCTCCGAGCGGTTCGACGATCGGACGCAGTGAGGCACCCGGGTCGAGCGTGTCGCCGGCGTCCGGGAGGGTGCGCTCCTTTGGCTCGGGCGCCTCGGTGTCCGAGTCGCCGCGGCCCCGACCGAACCACGCCATGGCCGCGGCCTACTTGACCGTGGCCGAGCCCGAGTCGGCGACGAGCTGCTTGCCCGCGCCCTGCCACGCCTTCATGCCGCCGTCGAGGTTGGCCACGTCGAACCCCTGCTGGGACAGCCACGCGACCGCCCGCGAGGAACGTCCGCCTCCGCGGCAGGTCACCGCGAGCGTGCCCGCGTCGGTGTCGGGCAGCTCATCGAGGCGGCTCGGCAGCTCGCCCAGCGGGATGTGGACGGCACCCGGCGCGTGCCCGGCGTCCCATTCGTCCTGCTCCCGCACGTCGAGGAGGACCGCATGGTCGTGGACGTCCGTGACGGGCACCTGGGGGATGGTCATGCCCACCATGAAACACCCCTCACCCGAGCACGCGGAAATCCGGTGGGCAGCGGTTCTTCAGGAGGCGGGCCTCGGTCCGCGGGGCCGCACCGCAGTTTGCGGCCAAGCTCTGGGCCTACGGGCCCTCGGCGAGCAGTTGCCCTTCACTCTTCGTGATGATCGGAATGTCTCGCGTGGTGCTCAGCTGCTTCGGTAGGGAAGGGCTTTCGCGATCGACTTTGGTGAAGCTGGTCGAGGAGCTGTCGAGGGTGGCGTAGAGCCCAGCTGGGCCGCCGACGATGGCGTAGCCACCCGCGGGGGAGTTCTTCTGGTACATCGCCGGCGCGAGGAACATGACGTAGGGGCCTCCCTGGGCGGTTGCCGCTTTCCCGGTGACCTCATCCGTCCCGGGGCTCACGACGTCGATGGTCTTGCCGGATACCTTCCCCGAGAGGACCTTGATGACCTGGATGCGCACGTAGGGGGTTCCGGCCACTCCTGGCGCCGCTCTCCTGGAGGGCATCGGACGAACGAACTGCTCGCCAACTGGCTTGCCCAGGATGATGGCGCTGGCCTTGTCGGCCAACTGGGTGATCGAGGTGTATTCCTGGGCGCGACTTCCCTCCGAGACGATCCGGGGGATGTGGGGCTGATCGCTCGCGGCGGGATTGTTGCCGCTTGCGCAGCCTGCCAGGAGGGCCAGCGAGGCCAGGACCGCGGTGCCGACGAGGGGCTCAGTAGATCGCATTGATGCCTGCCTTGTCGTCGGAGCTCGGAGTGGTCACGGTGCGGGAGTCGTCGGGGTACATCAGGATTGCCCTGCTCGAGGCGTTGTGGGCCAGCCCAAAGGCGTGGCCGAGCTCGTGCGCGGCGACGCCCTGACGCTTGGCTGCGGTGTAGCCAGAAACCAGCGACCAGTTGAGCACCACTTCCATACCTCCTGAGGTCCAGCGGCCGCTCGTGCACGGCGGGGCGGATTGAACCGTTCCCGCTGCACGTGTGACGCCGGTCCAGGCGACGGTGTTCCCTCTGTTCTCGTTCAACCCAGTCAGGTTCGTCGTCGAACCATTGACCACGTACTTTGCCTGCACCGCAGCGTTGTTCCAGCTGGCTGCGGCACCCGACCACGCCGGGTATGACAGGTACGGCGAGGGCGCTCGCAGGTTCACTGTCGACGAGGACCATCGACACCCGAGGCTTGCGTATGCATGTGCTGGTGATGCCGTCAGGGCGCTCACCAGCGCGACGGTCGCCCCCATGGCCACCGACGTGGCCAACGCTCGTCGTACCCCTGTTCGTCGAATCATTCTCATTCCCCCATTGCGGCCCGCGGAAAACGCCTCCCGAAGGTGAACCCCCAAGCGGGGACGCGTGGACAGGGCAGCACGCTGTGGGGCCTACCTGTAAGACGCGCGGCACGCACAGATGTGACGGGGAGGGTTTGTCCGAGCTCGAGCGCCTTCGTCGAGCAGGTCACGAAGGCGAAAGCCCGCGCGGGTCGCGTCAGCGCTCGCTACTTCAGGAGGCGGGACATCCGTCGGTCGGCCAGCGGCTTGCCCCCGGTCTGGCAGGTTGCGCAGTACTGCAGCGACGAGTCGGCGAACGACACCTCGCGCACGATGTCGCCGCAGACCGGGCAGGTCTCGCCGGTGCGGCCGTGCACCCTCATTCCGGCGCGCTTGGCGTCCTTGAGCTCCTTGGCCGGCTTGCCCGAGGCCGTGGCGACGGCCGCCGCGAGCGTTTCCCGCAGCGCGGCGTACAAGCGGTCCACGGCCTCGTCGTCGAGGCTCGCGGCCATCGCGAACGGCGACATCTTGGCCACGTGCAGGATCTCGTCGGAGTAGGCGTTGCCGATCCCGGCGATGAAGCCCTGGTCGCGCAGCAGCCCCTTGATCTGTGCGCGTCGCCCCGACAGCAGCGTCCCGAACGCCTCGCGGGTGAACTCGTCGGCCATCGGGTCGGGTCCCAGGGACGCGATCCCCGGGACGTCGCGCGGGTCACGGACGAGGTAGGCAGCGAGGCGCTTCTTGGTGCCGGCCTCGGTGAGGTCGAAGCCGGACGCGTCGGAGAACCTGGCGCGCAGGGCGATCGGCGACTTGCCCGGGCGCAGCATCGTGGTGGGCATCGCGTCGGACCAGCGCAACCAGCCCGCGCGGGCGAGGTGGAAGACGAGGTGGATGCCGTCGCAGTCGATGTCGACGAACTTGCCATGTCGCGACACCGCGTCGACGGGCGCTCCGGTCAGGGCCTGAGGCGGCGGGTCGAACGTCTTCAGCACGGAGAAAGACCCGAGCTCGACCCCGGTCACGGCCAGCCCGACGATCCGCTCGGCGAGGAAGTCGACGAGCGCCTGGACCTCGGGCAGCTCCGGCATCGCGCCAAGTTTGTCAGAGATCGGCAGCGGATCCCCGAGAATGCCCGACGCGGCCGGACCCCTTGCGCCCCGGTGCGACCATGGAGCCATGACGACGACGGCCGCCCCCCACGAGCTGCTGCGCCTCAAGTCGCACATGGGGCGGCTGGCGCTGGCCACCACGGTCCTGGGCAGCGGCATGGCACTGCTCGACGGCACCATCGTCAACGTGGCGCTGCCCACGATCGGCCGTGAGCTCCATGCCGACCTCGCGGGGCTGCAGTGGGTGGTGAACGCCTACGCGCTGACGCTGGCCGCCTTCATCCTGCTCGGCGGCTCGCTGGGGGACCGGTTCGGGCGACGAGCGATGTATGCCGTGGGCGTGGGCGGGTTCGGCTGCGCCTCGGCGCTCTGCGCCCTGTCCCCGACGGTCGAGGTGCTCATCGCGGCCCGCGCGATCCAGGGCCTGTGCGCCGCCCTGCTGGTCCCGGGCAGCCTCGCGATCCTGCAGGCGTCCTTCCACCGGGAGGACCGGATGGCCGCGATCGGTGCGTGGACGGGCCTGCTCGGCGTCGCCACGGCGTCCGGGCCGGTCGTCGGCGGCTGGCTCGTCGAGCGCAACTGGACCTGGGCCTTCTGGCTCAACGTGCCGCTGGCGGTCGTGGTCGTCGTGCTGGCCCTCAAGTTCGTGCCCGAGT
This region includes:
- a CDS encoding glycosyltransferase, with translation MTEPLPPTVAAVIPAKDEADRIAATVGAVRGIPGVDLVVVVDDGSTDGTAEIARAAGAEVVRHARNRGKAAAMTTGAGYVARHEGVEGRVGSSPGRRPLLFVDADLEDSAANVAVLVPAVLEGRADMTIATLPPQKTAGGGHGFVVRLARRGIEDLTGFIPQQPLSGMRCVSRQAFEAASPLARGWGVEVGLTIDVLLAGLRVEEVPCELHHRVSGADWRGQVHRARQYRDVALALARRRVRRGLR
- a CDS encoding DUF5926 family protein; translated protein: MGKASRRRKGADHGSVSPRVDPAPFVARPFQGLPGETDWVALREILPAATATVTFAKGQAPQGAPSEVTIATVLPLAWPGLHRADGAVFVGTQSGSISGDASRDLATSLLAAASAEQGMPITSTPAATADTPRLQDLLDTSAPFEVTVHEGFDFWVGDSELDDEAKASLDRANESVIPTVKMSAAASAYWCRIGERTHIRLVLPEDEDVATDALARLHAAGESGLGEPTRLLGAFRAGGLLVPVWDLESDKAADDYEAPLAEFMTRYAAAAADDSPLTAQERRARSGLLSRQVTLR
- a CDS encoding ATP-binding protein, producing MGERPHRSEPSSAGRSRDASRTVRVPWRATSVAQIRKALVDDLEARDVSAAVVDEAEIVVSELVSNAIRHARPLADGNLRVHWKVKGGVVEVEVTDGGSESTPRPAPRTIWAPSGRGLRIVRSLAHEWGVTEDRNGSTVWASLGGPSRRRSH
- a CDS encoding glycerophosphodiester phosphodiesterase, producing the protein MLDDVVPAPSHGAVGHIPLVIAHRGSSIAEPEHTLRAYVRAIEEGADALECDVRLTADSHLVCVHDRRVNRTSNGRGIVSTLELAELEGLDWGSWKKDHPGDVEVPDRDRNRLLTLRTLLATVLESERPIGLAIETKHPTRYAGLVERQLARVLAEFDLDGPRRPGQHWVRVMSFSQLAVQRMRQLCPDVPAVYLIEDSVPFRFRDGSLPKGVHTVGIDIEILRRYPQTVARQHRHGHEVYAWTVDETADIALCLELGVDAIISNRPRAVLDAVQVSG
- a CDS encoding RNA polymerase sigma factor yields the protein MGVKLPAFQTLVDAHWRDVARLAHALAGPVDGDDVAQQAWTQALAAYPSLRSAQNLRGWLLTITHRCAMDVHRGRARRAVPHDDPASLSTHPQAAPADADLPDGPLWAVVAALPPRQREAVVLKYVADLDHPTIAGVLGTSPAMSRRLVSDALATLRKDVP
- a CDS encoding methylated-DNA--[protein]-cysteine S-methyltransferase, with translation MTEPTARLSAFRPTEGALHPPVLAPSDVSYVVEDTAIGRMLLARNDSGALVASAFVATSEDEDHVLARLSERVSPRVLRQPRELDDARTQLDDFLAGRTREFTLRTDLALASDFQRTVLPRLAATVHYGDRATYGELAASMARPKAARAVGAALGANPLCVVLPCHRVVASSGALTGYAGGLAAKRYLLELEASHR
- a CDS encoding DUF421 domain-containing protein — encoded protein: MFVQLVAAAPQGVVDDLFHLDIPPAEKIIRTIAVYLGILLIIRIAGKRLMAQMNSQDLVVVLLLSNVVQNAIIGNDNSLVGGLLGAAVLVLVNAGLDRWSLHSPRVAELLDGRPTEVVKDGVLDHRALAHVGMSPEELNNAIQKQGADSLSEVQRVALEPGGSITVELRPESRAATIGDLRRAVDALMARLEEHGQAGAGS
- a CDS encoding AAA family ATPase — its product is MDPIRNPYAPGAGQRPPELAGRDEQLQAFDVVLERIARGRPERSIVLTGLRGVGKTVLLNALRSAGVRASWGTGKLEARPDQGLRRPLSAALHVAVRELGHPAGDQVDHVLGVIKAFAQRDAAPGAKLREKWNPGIDAPATTGRADSGDIEIDLVELLTDVGGLAADVGRGVAIFIDEMQDLSADDVSAICAACHEISQSGLPVIVVGAGLPHLPAVLSASKSYSERLFRYQRIDRLDRAAADRALVAPAADEEAEFTPEALDAMYAATAGYPYFVQAYGKVAWDVAPRSPITAEDITVAAPEAEAELAVGFFGSRFERATPAEREYLRAMADAAMSLAEAGEEVDETESVPTSAVAAVLDRKPQSLSPARDALLKKGLIYSGERGRIAFTVPHFGRYLRSAP
- a CDS encoding PadR family transcriptional regulator; protein product: MRRNRPLSPQACRLLGAFAAEPSQWRHGYDLMTEVGVSSGSLYPILARLADRGLLESSWDTPTEGRPPRHLYRLTTPGQQEAARLATVALSAARSASAVRPRPTARAAGGA
- a CDS encoding DUF3806 domain-containing protein; amino-acid sequence: MAWFGRGRGDSDTEAPEPKERTLPDAGDTLDPGASLRPIVEPLGDAERDRIAAALASLTADGVDVDDLDSLSAGLDREYAAWSAAPEDGRPDHAAIVERYAVGIGEHLDRHTDLDWQVVTDVFGTDLALTEGFKGSFVVVPHNLVAGRWMRGETGWIPAVVGHIVRRRTRH
- a CDS encoding rhodanese-like domain-containing protein, whose protein sequence is MVGMTIPQVPVTDVHDHAVLLDVREQDEWDAGHAPGAVHIPLGELPSRLDELPDTDAGTLAVTCRGGGRSSRAVAWLSQQGFDVANLDGGMKAWQGAGKQLVADSGSATVK
- a CDS encoding matrixin family metalloprotease, which encodes MEVVLNWSLVSGYTAAKRQGVAAHELGHAFGLAHNASSRAILMYPDDSRTVTTPSSDDKAGINAIY
- a CDS encoding Fpg/Nei family DNA glycosylase gives rise to the protein MPELPEVQALVDFLAERIVGLAVTGVELGSFSVLKTFDPPPQALTGAPVDAVSRHGKFVDIDCDGIHLVFHLARAGWLRWSDAMPTTMLRPGKSPIALRARFSDASGFDLTEAGTKKRLAAYLVRDPRDVPGIASLGPDPMADEFTREAFGTLLSGRRAQIKGLLRDQGFIAGIGNAYSDEILHVAKMSPFAMAASLDDEAVDRLYAALRETLAAAVATASGKPAKELKDAKRAGMRVHGRTGETCPVCGDIVREVSFADSSLQYCATCQTGGKPLADRRMSRLLK